TAAGATTGAAAAGGAAAGATCCATTCAATTGCAGATTTGCAGCAATTCTTGTTGTAAGTAAATTATATACAACATGAATGATACCTCTATCATTAAGAATAAGCATTACAAATGAATAATATGGTCTACCTCTAAGTTAACAGGTTTATTTTTCACAAGCTTATAAACTAGTGAAAGACACTATATAAGCATATAAAACATAGTATAATTGAAACAAAGTAACTTTTTACATagcatttgaaacaaaaatgaagTCATGTAACCACTCTAGcaagtaagaaaatatttaaaagattctATAAAGTATCAATTAtccaatcaattagatatttagCTTCAATGCTTACTCTGAGGAGACCCTTTTCCAGTATTAGGATCATCCTGAACAGAATGATCTAGAGCTTCAGAGAACATCACCAACTGCTCAAACTCGTTTTCTAGAACATTGAAGTCTTCTTCCATGCCTAGATCAAAAGTTTCCGAGAGCATATTCTCCATATCATCATTAGTAGAGTCATTGGCaacttcttcaaattcttcctccTTATGTTGGCTCAACCAATAATCACGAAACCATGTTGAAGATTTCACAAGATCCCACCATTGAGGTGAAAAATCCTCCACCTGACGAAGTGCAGCAGGTATGAACATAGGTGCATTTGGGTTCAGAGCAGAACTTCTTCCAGAGACCAATGCCATCACAACTTGGCAGCTAGTTACACTAACTTGAAGTCAGTCTACACaatacaacaaaacaaaatatcaatttaCATGATGTCATgtattagaaaattttaatttaacatagAACACTACCCACCATATCAATGACACCATTTAACACTACCCATATCATATcaatgctgataaaaaa
The nucleotide sequence above comes from Glycine soja cultivar W05 chromosome 11, ASM419377v2, whole genome shotgun sequence. Encoded proteins:
- the LOC114377088 gene encoding protein EARLY RESPONSIVE TO DEHYDRATION 15-like, yielding MALVSGRSSALNPNAPMFIPAALRQVEDFSPQWWDLVKSSTWFRDYWLSQHKEEEFEEVANDSTNDDMENMLSETFDLGMEEDFNVLENEFEQLVMFSEALDHSVQDDPNTGKGSPQSLNKDVKAFLINLTPKSPRERGPKSPSGLAKHLEKPAQHVNVKCASLRIHQPR